The Malus domestica chromosome 10, GDT2T_hap1 genome contains a region encoding:
- the LOC103446787 gene encoding tonoplast dicarboxylate transporter isoform X1 has protein sequence MDSPPSNDPKIPLLPLDDPNPNHNSQINFPSSLESILTSKNLSILLGPLLSTVICLCVNLDGTVASRNMLAVLAWVFAWWLTEAVPMPVTSMAPLFLFPLFGINSADDVAHSYMNDVIALVLGSFILALAVEHYNIHKSLALNITLVFCGDPLNPPLLLLGICGTAAFISMWMHNVATAVMMMPVATGILRRFPTGPDHSVVASNFCKAVILGMLYSITIGGMSTLTGTGVNLILVGMWKSYFPQAAPITFSTWFCFAFPSALLMFLALWALLCCLYCSRSSGQALSVYLDKAHLKKELELLVLMRQPAGPMAFAEKMVLALFSMLIVLWMTRSITEDIPGWGVLFNGRAGDGTVSVMVATFLFIFPSKKEKGEKLMDWEKCKKLPWNIILLLGAGLAIADGVRSSGLANILSKTLDFLEAVPYVAIAPAVCLISSSITELITSNNATTTLIIPLLIQIARSMHVHPLLLMIPGGIGAQFAFLLPTATPSNTVGFATGHIEIQDMIKIGLPLKIVGIAVLSLLMPTLGAYVFKTSEPV, from the exons ATGGATAGTCCTCCCTCCAATGACCCCAAAATCCCACTTCTCCCACTTGATGATCCAAATCCAAACCATAACTCACAAATCAACTTCCCTTCTTCACTGGAATCCATTCTAACATCCAAGAACTTGTCCATCCTCCTGGGTCCTCTTTTGAGCACCGTTATTTGCCTCTGTGTCAACTTAGATGGCACCGTCGCTAGCCGGAATATGTTGGCAGTGCTTGCCTGGGTGTTTGCTTGGTGGCTCACAGAGGCCGTGCCGATGCCAGTTACCTCAATGgcccctctcttcctcttcccgcTCTTCGGAATTAACTCTGCAGATGATGTTGCCCACTCTTACATGAACGATGTTATTGCCCTTGTTCTTGGAAGCTTTATTTTGGCTCTCGCCGTTGAGCATTATAACATACACAAAAGCTTGGCCTTGAAT ATAACCCTGGTGTTCTGCGGAGATCCCTTGAATCCGCCATTGCTGCTGCTGGGAATATGTGGGACCGCAGCATTCATCAGCATGTGGATGCACAACGTGGCAACTGCGGTGATGATGATGCCCGTAGCCACCGGCATTCTCCGGCGGTTTCCGACGGGTCCCGACCATTCCGTCGTTGCGAGCAACTTTTGCAAAGCCGTGATTCTGGGTATGTTGTACTCCATAACCATAGGAGGGATGAGCACTCTGACGGGGACAGGTGTCAATCTCATCTTGGTTGGAATGTGGAAGAGCTATTTCCCACAAGCAGCTCCGATCACCTTCAGCACCTGGTTCTGTTTCGCCTTCCCTTCGGCATTGTTGATGTTCTTGGCGCTGTGGGCTTTGCTTTGCTGCTTGTATTGCTCAAGGAGTTCAGGCCAGGCTCTCTCTGTTTATTTAGACAAAGCCCATTTGAAGAAGGAGCTCGAATTGCTAG TGTTGATGCGGCAACCGGCAGGTCCAATGGCTTTTGCTGAGAAGATGGTACTGGCTTTGTTTTCG ATGCTGATTGTTTTGTGGATGACAAGAAGCATAACGGAGGATATTCCGGGCTGGGGAGTCCTCTTCAACGGGCGTGCCGGAGATGGAACTGTCAGT GTTATGGTTGCAACATTTTTGTTCATATTTCCAAGCAAAAAGGAAAAGGGTGAGAAGTTGATGGACTGGGAAAAATGCAAGAAGCTACCCTGGAATATCATATTGTTACTAGGTGCTGGTTTAGCCATAGCTGACGGAGTTCGATCCAGTGGCCTTGCTAATATATTATCTAAAACCCTAGATTTTTTGGAGGCAGTCCCATATGTTGCCATTGCACCTGCTGTGTGTCTCATAAGTAGTTCCATCACTGAGTTGATCACATCAAACAATGCGACAACCACGCTTATTATTCCTCTCCTAATTCAAATTGCCAGAAGTATGCATGTGCATCCTCTCCTTCTGATGATTCCGGGTGGCATTGGAGCACAATTTGCTTTCTTGCTTCCTACGGCAACTCCTTCAAATACCGTAGGATTTGCCACTGGCCACATTGAGATCCAAGATATGATCAAGATTGGCTTGCCATTGAAGATTGTTGGGATTGCTGTGTTGTCCCTTTTGATGCCCACTCTCG GAGCTTATGTATTTAAGACAAGTGAACCAGTTTAA
- the LOC103446787 gene encoding tonoplast dicarboxylate transporter isoform X3 → MDSPPSNDPKIPLLPLDDPNPNHNSQINFPSSLESILTSKNLSILLGPLLSTVICLCVNLDGTVASRNMLAVLAWVFAWWLTEAVPMPVTSMAPLFLFPLFGINSADDVAHSYMNDVIALVLGSFILALAVEHYNIHKSLALNITLVFCGDPLNPPLLLLGICGTAAFISMWMHNVATAVMMMPVATGILRRFPTGPDHSVVASNFCKAVILGMLYSITIGGMSTLTGTGVNLILVGMWKSYFPQAAPITFSTWFCFAFPSALLMFLALWALLCCLYCSRSSGQALSVYLDKAHLKKELELLGPMAFAEKMVLALFSMLIVLWMTRSITEDIPGWGVLFNGRAGDGTVSVMVATFLFIFPSKKEKGEKLMDWEKCKKLPWNIILLLGAGLAIADGVRSSGLANILSKTLDFLEAVPYVAIAPAVCLISSSITELITSNNATTTLIIPLLIQIARSMHVHPLLLMIPGGIGAQFAFLLPTATPSNTVGFATGHIEIQDMIKIGLPLKIVGIAVLSLLMPTLGAYVFKTSEPV, encoded by the exons ATGGATAGTCCTCCCTCCAATGACCCCAAAATCCCACTTCTCCCACTTGATGATCCAAATCCAAACCATAACTCACAAATCAACTTCCCTTCTTCACTGGAATCCATTCTAACATCCAAGAACTTGTCCATCCTCCTGGGTCCTCTTTTGAGCACCGTTATTTGCCTCTGTGTCAACTTAGATGGCACCGTCGCTAGCCGGAATATGTTGGCAGTGCTTGCCTGGGTGTTTGCTTGGTGGCTCACAGAGGCCGTGCCGATGCCAGTTACCTCAATGgcccctctcttcctcttcccgcTCTTCGGAATTAACTCTGCAGATGATGTTGCCCACTCTTACATGAACGATGTTATTGCCCTTGTTCTTGGAAGCTTTATTTTGGCTCTCGCCGTTGAGCATTATAACATACACAAAAGCTTGGCCTTGAAT ATAACCCTGGTGTTCTGCGGAGATCCCTTGAATCCGCCATTGCTGCTGCTGGGAATATGTGGGACCGCAGCATTCATCAGCATGTGGATGCACAACGTGGCAACTGCGGTGATGATGATGCCCGTAGCCACCGGCATTCTCCGGCGGTTTCCGACGGGTCCCGACCATTCCGTCGTTGCGAGCAACTTTTGCAAAGCCGTGATTCTGGGTATGTTGTACTCCATAACCATAGGAGGGATGAGCACTCTGACGGGGACAGGTGTCAATCTCATCTTGGTTGGAATGTGGAAGAGCTATTTCCCACAAGCAGCTCCGATCACCTTCAGCACCTGGTTCTGTTTCGCCTTCCCTTCGGCATTGTTGATGTTCTTGGCGCTGTGGGCTTTGCTTTGCTGCTTGTATTGCTCAAGGAGTTCAGGCCAGGCTCTCTCTGTTTATTTAGACAAAGCCCATTTGAAGAAGGAGCTCGAATTGCTAG GTCCAATGGCTTTTGCTGAGAAGATGGTACTGGCTTTGTTTTCG ATGCTGATTGTTTTGTGGATGACAAGAAGCATAACGGAGGATATTCCGGGCTGGGGAGTCCTCTTCAACGGGCGTGCCGGAGATGGAACTGTCAGT GTTATGGTTGCAACATTTTTGTTCATATTTCCAAGCAAAAAGGAAAAGGGTGAGAAGTTGATGGACTGGGAAAAATGCAAGAAGCTACCCTGGAATATCATATTGTTACTAGGTGCTGGTTTAGCCATAGCTGACGGAGTTCGATCCAGTGGCCTTGCTAATATATTATCTAAAACCCTAGATTTTTTGGAGGCAGTCCCATATGTTGCCATTGCACCTGCTGTGTGTCTCATAAGTAGTTCCATCACTGAGTTGATCACATCAAACAATGCGACAACCACGCTTATTATTCCTCTCCTAATTCAAATTGCCAGAAGTATGCATGTGCATCCTCTCCTTCTGATGATTCCGGGTGGCATTGGAGCACAATTTGCTTTCTTGCTTCCTACGGCAACTCCTTCAAATACCGTAGGATTTGCCACTGGCCACATTGAGATCCAAGATATGATCAAGATTGGCTTGCCATTGAAGATTGTTGGGATTGCTGTGTTGTCCCTTTTGATGCCCACTCTCG GAGCTTATGTATTTAAGACAAGTGAACCAGTTTAA
- the LOC103446787 gene encoding tonoplast dicarboxylate transporter isoform X5: protein MLAVLAWVFAWWLTEAVPMPVTSMAPLFLFPLFGINSADDVAHSYMNDVIALVLGSFILALAVEHYNIHKSLALNITLVFCGDPLNPPLLLLGICGTAAFISMWMHNVATAVMMMPVATGILRRFPTGPDHSVVASNFCKAVILGMLYSITIGGMSTLTGTGVNLILVGMWKSYFPQAAPITFSTWFCFAFPSALLMFLALWALLCCLYCSRSSGQALSVYLDKAHLKKELELLVLMRQPAGPMAFAEKMVLALFSMLIVLWMTRSITEDIPGWGVLFNGRAGDGTVSVMVATFLFIFPSKKEKGEKLMDWEKCKKLPWNIILLLGAGLAIADGVRSSGLANILSKTLDFLEAVPYVAIAPAVCLISSSITELITSNNATTTLIIPLLIQIARSMHVHPLLLMIPGGIGAQFAFLLPTATPSNTVGFATGHIEIQDMIKIGLPLKIVGIAVLSLLMPTLGAYVFKTSEPV from the exons ATGTTGGCAGTGCTTGCCTGGGTGTTTGCTTGGTGGCTCACAGAGGCCGTGCCGATGCCAGTTACCTCAATGgcccctctcttcctcttcccgcTCTTCGGAATTAACTCTGCAGATGATGTTGCCCACTCTTACATGAACGATGTTATTGCCCTTGTTCTTGGAAGCTTTATTTTGGCTCTCGCCGTTGAGCATTATAACATACACAAAAGCTTGGCCTTGAAT ATAACCCTGGTGTTCTGCGGAGATCCCTTGAATCCGCCATTGCTGCTGCTGGGAATATGTGGGACCGCAGCATTCATCAGCATGTGGATGCACAACGTGGCAACTGCGGTGATGATGATGCCCGTAGCCACCGGCATTCTCCGGCGGTTTCCGACGGGTCCCGACCATTCCGTCGTTGCGAGCAACTTTTGCAAAGCCGTGATTCTGGGTATGTTGTACTCCATAACCATAGGAGGGATGAGCACTCTGACGGGGACAGGTGTCAATCTCATCTTGGTTGGAATGTGGAAGAGCTATTTCCCACAAGCAGCTCCGATCACCTTCAGCACCTGGTTCTGTTTCGCCTTCCCTTCGGCATTGTTGATGTTCTTGGCGCTGTGGGCTTTGCTTTGCTGCTTGTATTGCTCAAGGAGTTCAGGCCAGGCTCTCTCTGTTTATTTAGACAAAGCCCATTTGAAGAAGGAGCTCGAATTGCTAG TGTTGATGCGGCAACCGGCAGGTCCAATGGCTTTTGCTGAGAAGATGGTACTGGCTTTGTTTTCG ATGCTGATTGTTTTGTGGATGACAAGAAGCATAACGGAGGATATTCCGGGCTGGGGAGTCCTCTTCAACGGGCGTGCCGGAGATGGAACTGTCAGT GTTATGGTTGCAACATTTTTGTTCATATTTCCAAGCAAAAAGGAAAAGGGTGAGAAGTTGATGGACTGGGAAAAATGCAAGAAGCTACCCTGGAATATCATATTGTTACTAGGTGCTGGTTTAGCCATAGCTGACGGAGTTCGATCCAGTGGCCTTGCTAATATATTATCTAAAACCCTAGATTTTTTGGAGGCAGTCCCATATGTTGCCATTGCACCTGCTGTGTGTCTCATAAGTAGTTCCATCACTGAGTTGATCACATCAAACAATGCGACAACCACGCTTATTATTCCTCTCCTAATTCAAATTGCCAGAAGTATGCATGTGCATCCTCTCCTTCTGATGATTCCGGGTGGCATTGGAGCACAATTTGCTTTCTTGCTTCCTACGGCAACTCCTTCAAATACCGTAGGATTTGCCACTGGCCACATTGAGATCCAAGATATGATCAAGATTGGCTTGCCATTGAAGATTGTTGGGATTGCTGTGTTGTCCCTTTTGATGCCCACTCTCG GAGCTTATGTATTTAAGACAAGTGAACCAGTTTAA
- the LOC103446787 gene encoding tonoplast dicarboxylate transporter isoform X6: protein MLAVLAWVFAWWLTEAVPMPVTSMAPLFLFPLFGINSADDVAHSYMNDVIALVLGSFILALAVEHYNIHKSLALNITLVFCGDPLNPPLLLLGICGTAAFISMWMHNVATAVMMMPVATGILRRFPTGPDHSVVASNFCKAVILGMLYSITIGGMSTLTGTGVNLILVGMWKSYFPQAAPITFSTWFCFAFPSALLMFLALWALLCCLYCSRSSGQALSVYLDKAHLKKELELLGPMAFAEKMVLALFSMLIVLWMTRSITEDIPGWGVLFNGRAGDGTVSVMVATFLFIFPSKKEKGEKLMDWEKCKKLPWNIILLLGAGLAIADGVRSSGLANILSKTLDFLEAVPYVAIAPAVCLISSSITELITSNNATTTLIIPLLIQIARSMHVHPLLLMIPGGIGAQFAFLLPTATPSNTVGFATGHIEIQDMIKIGLPLKIVGIAVLSLLMPTLGAYVFKTSEPV from the exons ATGTTGGCAGTGCTTGCCTGGGTGTTTGCTTGGTGGCTCACAGAGGCCGTGCCGATGCCAGTTACCTCAATGgcccctctcttcctcttcccgcTCTTCGGAATTAACTCTGCAGATGATGTTGCCCACTCTTACATGAACGATGTTATTGCCCTTGTTCTTGGAAGCTTTATTTTGGCTCTCGCCGTTGAGCATTATAACATACACAAAAGCTTGGCCTTGAAT ATAACCCTGGTGTTCTGCGGAGATCCCTTGAATCCGCCATTGCTGCTGCTGGGAATATGTGGGACCGCAGCATTCATCAGCATGTGGATGCACAACGTGGCAACTGCGGTGATGATGATGCCCGTAGCCACCGGCATTCTCCGGCGGTTTCCGACGGGTCCCGACCATTCCGTCGTTGCGAGCAACTTTTGCAAAGCCGTGATTCTGGGTATGTTGTACTCCATAACCATAGGAGGGATGAGCACTCTGACGGGGACAGGTGTCAATCTCATCTTGGTTGGAATGTGGAAGAGCTATTTCCCACAAGCAGCTCCGATCACCTTCAGCACCTGGTTCTGTTTCGCCTTCCCTTCGGCATTGTTGATGTTCTTGGCGCTGTGGGCTTTGCTTTGCTGCTTGTATTGCTCAAGGAGTTCAGGCCAGGCTCTCTCTGTTTATTTAGACAAAGCCCATTTGAAGAAGGAGCTCGAATTGCTAG GTCCAATGGCTTTTGCTGAGAAGATGGTACTGGCTTTGTTTTCG ATGCTGATTGTTTTGTGGATGACAAGAAGCATAACGGAGGATATTCCGGGCTGGGGAGTCCTCTTCAACGGGCGTGCCGGAGATGGAACTGTCAGT GTTATGGTTGCAACATTTTTGTTCATATTTCCAAGCAAAAAGGAAAAGGGTGAGAAGTTGATGGACTGGGAAAAATGCAAGAAGCTACCCTGGAATATCATATTGTTACTAGGTGCTGGTTTAGCCATAGCTGACGGAGTTCGATCCAGTGGCCTTGCTAATATATTATCTAAAACCCTAGATTTTTTGGAGGCAGTCCCATATGTTGCCATTGCACCTGCTGTGTGTCTCATAAGTAGTTCCATCACTGAGTTGATCACATCAAACAATGCGACAACCACGCTTATTATTCCTCTCCTAATTCAAATTGCCAGAAGTATGCATGTGCATCCTCTCCTTCTGATGATTCCGGGTGGCATTGGAGCACAATTTGCTTTCTTGCTTCCTACGGCAACTCCTTCAAATACCGTAGGATTTGCCACTGGCCACATTGAGATCCAAGATATGATCAAGATTGGCTTGCCATTGAAGATTGTTGGGATTGCTGTGTTGTCCCTTTTGATGCCCACTCTCG GAGCTTATGTATTTAAGACAAGTGAACCAGTTTAA
- the LOC103446788 gene encoding disease resistance RPP13-like protein 4 isoform X2, producing MGRRLTKINSDMKDVHGVLVKYLIESATGDSSMSQHISSRRAYGYSLNPHKTYGLDGDIKKLKGWILNRDEKEPAMNYIGIVGMGGLGKTTLAQQLFNDSQILVHFEKTMWVCVSGNFCEQWILKKLLNKVDEETSSFDSDEILRRLINVLSGKSYLIVLDDVWPYKNKSDWLKDLCSKLPTSGGKSSCIIITTRNKDVAQSMVLRNTQIHYHKRLGKEDSWDLFSEHAFGGTINGECPGDHYKDVSVPILDKCDGLPLAIKTLGGLLSKVNSPLEWTDISNKFHALTTEGKADAVIDSLQLSYDELPQASLKQCLLCLSIYPEDFEIDAEQLIHWWVGEGLVQQQGSKTAIELGYECLAELVNRCLLEVVDQRWYDGKVYKCKIHDMVREVIIKIAGEEAFCIFNEQGKLMQKHEQDEQKPRWFSISEDMDDDKKELEDNPKLRTFFLMSSPPNNFGKNFGFLESLRVLDLSYSKVVEDSSTPSPVTCSEDLFSYISSLKRLACLNLSGTEIREVTSSIQKLLNLQLLVLNGCKNLVKIHPSIKCLKRLIVLDLGDCPLDCLHKGLGSLRLLQELTGFKVVNPAKTQGCTLRELKELKELRVLRIVLSADTEISQDEIGILSSLRFLKVLTIDAEECKENKTLSELDNLQMPPNLRELYVRNYHSKTMPNWFHPAKLSRLQYLCVENCDIVRLTSDQSTWKNVEGLCLKFLGFEEDWENLRKTLPALSYMEISSCFKFKNFPCSVDQRGVWTKAKLISME from the exons ATGGGCAGGAGGTTGACGAAGATTAATTCTGATATGAAGGACGTGCACGGCGTGTTGGTCAAATATTTGATTGAATCAGCTACTGGCGATAGTAGTATGAGCCAACACATCAGCAGCAGAAGGGCATATGGTTATTCACTAAACCCACATAAGACATATGGATTGGATGGGGACATAAAAAAGTTGAAAGGGTGGATACTTAACCGCGACGAGAAGGAACCAGCAATGAACTACATTGGCATTGTGGGGATGGGGGGCTTGGGCAAAACCACCCTTGCTCAACAGCTCTTTAACGATTCTCAAATCTTGGTTCACTTTGAAAAGACAATGTGGGTGTGTGTTTCCGGAAATTTCTGCGAGCAGTGGATCCTGAAGAAGTTACTCAACAAAGTTGATGAAGAAACGTCTTCCTTCGATAGTGATGAAATTTTGCGCAGACTCATTAATGTCCTTAGTGGTAAATCCTATCTTATTGTCCTGGATGATGTGTGGCCTTACAAAAACAAATCAGATTGGCTGAAAGACCTGTGCTCCAAGCTACCAACATCAGGTGGTAAATCCAGCTGCATCATTATTACCACCAGGAATAAAGACGTTGCACAATCAATGGTTCTTAGAAACACACAAATTCATTACCATAAACGTCTGGGAAAAGAAGACAGCTGGGATTTATTCAGTGAACATGCATTTGGCGGAACAATCAATGGAGAATGCCCTGGTGATCATTATAAAGATGTCTCAGTGCCTATCTTGGATAAATGTGATGGCCTTCCTCTGGCAATAAAGACTTTAGGAGGTTTATTGTCTAAGGTTAATTCTCCTTTGGAATGGACAGACATTTCGAACAAATTCCATGCACTCACAACCGAAGGAAAAGCTGACGCTGTCATCGACTCTCTGCAGTTAAGCTATGATGAACTTCCACAAGCCAGTCTCAAGCAATGCCTATTGTGTCTCTCCATTTATCCTGAAGACTTTGAGATTGATGCCGAACAGTTGATTCACTGGTGGGTTGGGGAGGGCCTCGTCCAGCAACAGGGCTCAAAAACAGCTATAGAATTAGGATATGAATGTCTCGCAGAACTAGTGAACAGATGCCTGCTGGAAGTAGTGGATCAGCGATGGTATGATGGGAAAGTTTATAAGTGCAAGATACAcgatatggtgcgggaggtaaTTATCAAGATTGCGGGAGAGGAGGCATTTTGCATCTTCAATGAGCAAGGAAAGCTAATGCAGAAACATGAGCAAGATGAGCAAAAGCCACGATGGTTCAGTATCAGCGAAGACATGGATGATGACAAGAAGGAACTAGAAGATAATCCAAAGTTGAGGACATTTTTTCTCATGTCAAGCCCTCCTAATAACTTTGGCAAGAATTTTGGGTTCCTGGAGTCCCTCAGGGTGTTGGACTTGTCTTACTCTAAAGTTGTCGAAGATAGCAGCACCCCGTCTCCAG TGACGTGCTCTGAGGATCTCTTCAGCTATATCAGTTCTCTCAAACGCTTAGCATGTCTAAACTTGAGTGGAACTGAGATACGGGAAGTCACATCTTCAATTCAGAAACTGCTTAACCTCCAGCTTTTGGTGTTGAATGGATGCAAAAACCTAGTCAAAATACACCCATCAATCAAATGTTTGAAGAGGCTCATTGTCTTGGACCTTGGAGATTGTCCCCTTGATTGCCTACACAAGGGTCTAGGGAGCCTCCGTCTTCTACAAGAACTCACCGGATTCAAGGTGGTGAATCCGGCCAAAACACAAGGTTGCACCCTTCGTGAGCTCAAAGAACTAAAGGAGCTAAGAGTTCTTCGAATTGTCCTAAGTGCTGACACTGAAATCTCCCAAGATGAAATAGGCATCCTATCAAGCCTCAGGTTTCTCAAGGTTCTTACCATTGATGCTGAAGAatgtaaagaaaataaaactttgAGTGAGTTAGACAATCTTCAGATGCCTCCAAATCTCAGGGAGCTGTATGTAAGGAATTATCATTCCAaaacaatgcccaattggtTTCATCCTGCCAAGCTTTCTAGATTGCAGTATCTCTGTGTCGAGAATTGTGACATTGTGAGACTGACCAGTGATCAGTCCACTTGGAAAAATGTTGAGGGTTTGTGTTTGAAGTTTCTGGGCTTTGAGGAAGATTGGGAGAACTTGAGGAAAACTTTGCCTGCACTTAGCTATATGGAGATTAGCAGTTGTTTCAAGTTCAAAAATTTTCCCTGCTCGGTTGACCAGCGAGGAGTTTGGACAAAAGCAAAGTTGATCAGTATGGAGTGA
- the LOC103446788 gene encoding disease resistance RPP13-like protein 4 isoform X1, whose amino-acid sequence MTMLVEALVQAVTAQVVSAIAHEAQFVFKYKNELEEMKKWLGKMRSIVVDADKKLKPKCDQETVKTYLGELREVIYEADNALTDCLIRAEEQKKKRFFSCLLPLDPVFPHKMGRRLTKINSDMKDVHGVLVKYLIESATGDSSMSQHISSRRAYGYSLNPHKTYGLDGDIKKLKGWILNRDEKEPAMNYIGIVGMGGLGKTTLAQQLFNDSQILVHFEKTMWVCVSGNFCEQWILKKLLNKVDEETSSFDSDEILRRLINVLSGKSYLIVLDDVWPYKNKSDWLKDLCSKLPTSGGKSSCIIITTRNKDVAQSMVLRNTQIHYHKRLGKEDSWDLFSEHAFGGTINGECPGDHYKDVSVPILDKCDGLPLAIKTLGGLLSKVNSPLEWTDISNKFHALTTEGKADAVIDSLQLSYDELPQASLKQCLLCLSIYPEDFEIDAEQLIHWWVGEGLVQQQGSKTAIELGYECLAELVNRCLLEVVDQRWYDGKVYKCKIHDMVREVIIKIAGEEAFCIFNEQGKLMQKHEQDEQKPRWFSISEDMDDDKKELEDNPKLRTFFLMSSPPNNFGKNFGFLESLRVLDLSYSKVVEDSSTPSPVTCSEDLFSYISSLKRLACLNLSGTEIREVTSSIQKLLNLQLLVLNGCKNLVKIHPSIKCLKRLIVLDLGDCPLDCLHKGLGSLRLLQELTGFKVVNPAKTQGCTLRELKELKELRVLRIVLSADTEISQDEIGILSSLRFLKVLTIDAEECKENKTLSELDNLQMPPNLRELYVRNYHSKTMPNWFHPAKLSRLQYLCVENCDIVRLTSDQSTWKNVEGLCLKFLGFEEDWENLRKTLPALSYMEISSCFKFKNFPCSVDQRGVWTKAKLISME is encoded by the exons ATGACGATGCTAGTAGAAGCTCTGGTTCAGGCCGTAACAGCACAAGTAGTCAGTGCCATAGCGCATGAAGCACAGTTcgtttttaaatacaaaaatgagcttgaggagatgaagaagtggcTTGGAAAAATGAGAAGCATAGTTGTCGACGCAGACAAGAAACTGAAACCAAAGTGTGATCAGGAAACGGTCAAGACATATTTGGGTGAGCTAAGGGAAGTGATTTATGAAGCCGACAACGCATTGACGGATTGCTTGATTAGAGCGGAAGAACAGAAGAAAAAGAGGTTCTTCTCATGCTTGTTGCCTCTGGATCCGGTTTTCCCGCATAAGATGGGCAGGAGGTTGACGAAGATTAATTCTGATATGAAGGACGTGCACGGCGTGTTGGTCAAATATTTGATTGAATCAGCTACTGGCGATAGTAGTATGAGCCAACACATCAGCAGCAGAAGGGCATATGGTTATTCACTAAACCCACATAAGACATATGGATTGGATGGGGACATAAAAAAGTTGAAAGGGTGGATACTTAACCGCGACGAGAAGGAACCAGCAATGAACTACATTGGCATTGTGGGGATGGGGGGCTTGGGCAAAACCACCCTTGCTCAACAGCTCTTTAACGATTCTCAAATCTTGGTTCACTTTGAAAAGACAATGTGGGTGTGTGTTTCCGGAAATTTCTGCGAGCAGTGGATCCTGAAGAAGTTACTCAACAAAGTTGATGAAGAAACGTCTTCCTTCGATAGTGATGAAATTTTGCGCAGACTCATTAATGTCCTTAGTGGTAAATCCTATCTTATTGTCCTGGATGATGTGTGGCCTTACAAAAACAAATCAGATTGGCTGAAAGACCTGTGCTCCAAGCTACCAACATCAGGTGGTAAATCCAGCTGCATCATTATTACCACCAGGAATAAAGACGTTGCACAATCAATGGTTCTTAGAAACACACAAATTCATTACCATAAACGTCTGGGAAAAGAAGACAGCTGGGATTTATTCAGTGAACATGCATTTGGCGGAACAATCAATGGAGAATGCCCTGGTGATCATTATAAAGATGTCTCAGTGCCTATCTTGGATAAATGTGATGGCCTTCCTCTGGCAATAAAGACTTTAGGAGGTTTATTGTCTAAGGTTAATTCTCCTTTGGAATGGACAGACATTTCGAACAAATTCCATGCACTCACAACCGAAGGAAAAGCTGACGCTGTCATCGACTCTCTGCAGTTAAGCTATGATGAACTTCCACAAGCCAGTCTCAAGCAATGCCTATTGTGTCTCTCCATTTATCCTGAAGACTTTGAGATTGATGCCGAACAGTTGATTCACTGGTGGGTTGGGGAGGGCCTCGTCCAGCAACAGGGCTCAAAAACAGCTATAGAATTAGGATATGAATGTCTCGCAGAACTAGTGAACAGATGCCTGCTGGAAGTAGTGGATCAGCGATGGTATGATGGGAAAGTTTATAAGTGCAAGATACAcgatatggtgcgggaggtaaTTATCAAGATTGCGGGAGAGGAGGCATTTTGCATCTTCAATGAGCAAGGAAAGCTAATGCAGAAACATGAGCAAGATGAGCAAAAGCCACGATGGTTCAGTATCAGCGAAGACATGGATGATGACAAGAAGGAACTAGAAGATAATCCAAAGTTGAGGACATTTTTTCTCATGTCAAGCCCTCCTAATAACTTTGGCAAGAATTTTGGGTTCCTGGAGTCCCTCAGGGTGTTGGACTTGTCTTACTCTAAAGTTGTCGAAGATAGCAGCACCCCGTCTCCAG TGACGTGCTCTGAGGATCTCTTCAGCTATATCAGTTCTCTCAAACGCTTAGCATGTCTAAACTTGAGTGGAACTGAGATACGGGAAGTCACATCTTCAATTCAGAAACTGCTTAACCTCCAGCTTTTGGTGTTGAATGGATGCAAAAACCTAGTCAAAATACACCCATCAATCAAATGTTTGAAGAGGCTCATTGTCTTGGACCTTGGAGATTGTCCCCTTGATTGCCTACACAAGGGTCTAGGGAGCCTCCGTCTTCTACAAGAACTCACCGGATTCAAGGTGGTGAATCCGGCCAAAACACAAGGTTGCACCCTTCGTGAGCTCAAAGAACTAAAGGAGCTAAGAGTTCTTCGAATTGTCCTAAGTGCTGACACTGAAATCTCCCAAGATGAAATAGGCATCCTATCAAGCCTCAGGTTTCTCAAGGTTCTTACCATTGATGCTGAAGAatgtaaagaaaataaaactttgAGTGAGTTAGACAATCTTCAGATGCCTCCAAATCTCAGGGAGCTGTATGTAAGGAATTATCATTCCAaaacaatgcccaattggtTTCATCCTGCCAAGCTTTCTAGATTGCAGTATCTCTGTGTCGAGAATTGTGACATTGTGAGACTGACCAGTGATCAGTCCACTTGGAAAAATGTTGAGGGTTTGTGTTTGAAGTTTCTGGGCTTTGAGGAAGATTGGGAGAACTTGAGGAAAACTTTGCCTGCACTTAGCTATATGGAGATTAGCAGTTGTTTCAAGTTCAAAAATTTTCCCTGCTCGGTTGACCAGCGAGGAGTTTGGACAAAAGCAAAGTTGATCAGTATGGAGTGA